The Cloacibacterium sp. TD35 region ATTTTATTGCAAATTTTAGATGAAGGTCACGTTACTGATTCTTTGGGTAGAAAAGTAGATTTCAGAAATACAATTATCATCTTGACTTCTAACATCGGAACCAGAGATTTAAAAGATTTCGGTGATGGAGTAGGATTCGGAACTTCTGCTAAAAAATCGAATACAGATGCAAGAGCAAGAGCAACCATAGAAAACGCTCTGAAAAAAGCTTTTGCGCCAGAATTCTTGAACAGAATAGATGATATTATCATCTTCAATTCTCTTGAAAAAGAAGACATTAAGAAAATTATTGACCTTGAGTTAAATAAATTATACAAACGTCTAGAAAAACTAAACTACAAAGTAGAATTAACAGACGAAGCTAGAGATTTCATCGCAGAGAAAGGCTGGGACAAAGATTTTGGAGCAAGACCTCTAAAACGTGCCATCCAAAAATATATAGAAGATTTATTGGCTGAAATGCTTGTAAACAAACAATTCTCTGAAGGCGAAACCGTAATTCTAAAATTGAACGAAGCCAAAGATGCTTTAGAAGGCGAAACCCAAAAGAAATCTAAACAAAAAGCATAAACAAAAACCTCCGAATTTTCGGAGGTTTTTTATTTTTTTAAAGTTTACAACCCAAAAACCACTCCAATATTAGGTACAAAACCACTGCTGAAAATACTGCTGTTTTGTTTCCAAAGTACGTTGTACATTCCGCCAATCTGCAAATAAGAATTGTTGCCCATTCTTTGCATGTAACCGCCACCAATGTAAAGTGCAGCTTCGTTTGAACTATATTTTTCTTCTGAAGATTTTATTTTTTGACTGATAAAATATTCCTGAAATTGAGAACCCAAATAGAAATTTCTGCCCAAATAATAATTCACAAATGGTCCAATTCCAAACAAAGTGGAGTAAGAATAAGATGAGTTTTGCCAATTGAGACTTCCCATTAAACCTGTTTCTAAATTTTCAGAAATTTTATAACCTACTCTTGGTGCAATATGTACTGCAATACCGCTATTACTACCAAAACCGCCAGTTAAACCAGCATAACCACCAAAAGTCCATTTAGAGTTTTGTGTAGGAATTTCCACCTGTGAAAATGCCGAAAAAGACATCAAAGTCAGAAAGAATAGAGATAATTTTTTCATTTTTAGAAAATTTCTATGATTCAAATTTAGCAGAAAAATTTCAAATGAGTTTTTAATTCGTAATTTTGCAGTCGTAAAACTTTCCCTTAACGAAAGCGTAACTCAATTATGAAAATAGTAGTCGGTTTATCAGGAGGTGTAGACTCCAGTGTTGCAGCGTATTTGTTGCAGAAACAAGGTCACGAAGTCATCGGACTTTTTATGAGAAATTGGAATGATGCTTCGGTAACTTTAGAAGATGAATGTCCTTGGATTGAAGACAGTAATGATGCCCTTTTAGTGGCCAAAAAACTAGGAATTCCGTTCCAAGTGATTGATATGAGCGAACTCTACAAAGAACGCATTGTAGATTATATGTTTTCCGAATATGAAAAGGGTAGAACACCCAATCCTGATGTTCTGTGTAACCGAGAAGTAAAATTCGATGTTTTTCTAGAAACAGCACTTTCATTAGGTGCAGATAAAGTAGCAACAGGACATTACGCCAGATTAGATTCTTTTACCAATGAAAATGGGGAAGAAGTGTATCAACTTTTGGCAGGGAAAGATAATAACAAAGACCAAAGTTATTTCTTGTGTCAATTGAATCAAAAACAGCTTTCTAAAGCGCTTTTCCCAATTGGTGAACTCACTAAGCCAGAAGTAAGAGAAATTGCCAGAGAAATGGAATTGGCAACTGCGGATAAAAAAGATTCTCAAGGTCTTTGTTTCATCGGGAAAGTAAGTTTGCCTACTTTTCTTCAGCAACAATTAAAAGCCAAAGAAGGTGAAATTGTTGAAATTTTCAGTGATTTTGCTGAATATCACAAAGAAAAACCTGAATTTTCTTCAAAATTAGAAGAGTTAGAATATTTGTCTGCAAAAATCCATTACAAAAAATCAGACGGAAAAGTGATTGGTAAACATCAAGGTGCACAATTTTATACGATTGGTCAAAGTAAAGGCTTGGGAATTGGTGGTCATAAGGAGTCTTGTTTCCTCATTTCCAGAGATATGAAAAATAATTTGGTGTATGTAGGGGAAGGAAGAAATTTCCCAGGATTATTTAGAAAAGCTTTGAAAATTGATAATTCAGAATTGCATTGGGTTCGTGAAGATTTACGTCTTAAAAACGGAGAATCTATGGAAGTAATGGCAAGAATTAGATACAGACAGCCTCTAGAAAAAGCCACGCTTTATCAGTTTGAAGAAGGATTTTTCATAGAATTTGAAAATCCACAATCTGCTATTGCAGAAGGACAATTTGCAGCTTGGTATGTAGGGGAAGAATTGTTGGGAAGTGGAGTAATTTCTTAGAAATTTTAAAAATATAAAGGAAAAGCAGCCTATTACAGTCTGCTTTTTTTTATGTTTAGAATAAGAAAAAACCTTATCAATAAAAGCTTTTAAGCAATAAATACTTTTATTTTGAAGTTATAATTAAAATGATGCTTATGAATTACAATGAACTCTATGAAATTTTAAAAGAAAACTTTGAAAAAGAAGGAAATTTCAAAATAATTGAAGACTTAAATGTAACGATAGAAACCATTCATTTTCATTCTAAAAAAGCAGATTTACTGAACGGTTCTTTTTCTACCACATCCTGCGAAAAACACCAAACACAATTCAAGGAAAGTAATCAAAATAAAATACTTTACGGGTTTTCCAGCATTGATGTGAAAGATTTTGACATCGAAAGAAATAAGCATTTTGACTATTATATTCTCAAAAGAGCAGATGTAGAAATCGCCGAAGGCACCCTCATTTTTTTCCATGGATTGAACGAGAAAAAGTGGGATAAATATTTACCTTGGGCTTATGAATTGGCTCAAAAAACCAAAAAAGTCATCATTCTTTTTCCGATTGCTTTTCACATGAACAGAGCCGAAGAAATCTGGAGTGACAGACGCACAATGGTAGAAGTAGCAAAGTTCAGAAAGAAAAATTATCCCGAAAATACCAATTGCTCTTTTGTAAATGCTGCAATAAGTTCTCGTTTAGAAGCGCATCCTCAGAGAATTTTTTGGTCTGGTTTTCAGACGTATTCAGATGTAATACAAGTGGTTAAAGATATTAGAAATCAGAAGATTAAAAGCATTTCTCCAGAAACCTCTATTGATTTATTTGGATATTCTATTGGTTCATTTTTATCGATGATTCTAAAAATGGCAGATCCAGAAGGAATTTTTGAAAATTCAAAACTTTTTTGCTTCTGTGGTGGAATGACGATTGATAGAATGTTCCCAATTTCTAAATACATTATGGATGCAAGAGCAGCTATAAAAATGCAAACAGTTTTTGCAGAATTATTGAGTTCTGATTTCCAGTCAGATGAAAGATTAGGTCATTTTCAGGACGAGAAATTACATCCGCAGGAAAGTTGGTTCAAAATGATGTTGAGGTATAATTATTTCCAAAAAGAAAGGGAAGAAAGAATTAAAAAATTGCATCATCAAATCAAACTCTATGTTCTTGAAAAAGATGAAGTTGCACCACCAATGGAAGCACTCAATACTTTGCAAGGCGGTTACAGAAATATAAAAACTGAGATAGAAATTCAGGATTTTCCTTATGAATATTCGCACATGGTTCCTTTTCCTTTAACCAATAAAATTCAGAAAGAGGTTACGGAAGCTTTTCAGCATTTTATCAATTCTGCGAGTGCGTTTTATAATGGTTGATATTAAAAAGCATTAATAATAACCGCTCCACGTTTTTCTACGCCGTAAATTGTTTTTGCGCCACTTTCATTCAAAAGATTTACAGATTCTATTCTAGATTTTTTAAAGGAATTTTTATAGTGTCTAGATTTTCATCATATTTAAAGACTCCTCCGTTAATAATGATAAGGGGATTTTTAGATAAAATTCCTTCTGAATAGCCTCTTTTTACTTCTTGGTTGAGGAAAAATTTGTCATCATTTTTTTCTTCTATAACAAAGGTTTTTGGATGACAACTCATTAAGAATAGAACAACAAAAGCAGTCAATTTTTTCATATTTTCAATTATTTTACCAACCAATCTTTAAAATCTTTCACACGTTCTCTACTCACTGTAATTTCCTCGGCAGGTTGCGCTTGCAATTCTACTTTGTAATTCGGTGAAGTATGAATGTTTTTGATGCAATCTGAACTGATGATAAACTGTCTGTTTACCCGGAAAAACGATTTTTCGTCTAACACTTCTTCCAGTTCATCTAAGGTAAAATCTGTTGGGAAACTTCGCTCTAGAGTCTGTGCGTAAACAATTTTGTTTTCGGAATAGAAACAGCAAATTTCTTCAGTTTTGATGACCTTCAAATTATAACCAATTTTCACCAAAATTCTAGATAATTTCGGTTGATCTTCTTTGATTAAATATTTCATTTCCAAAGCATTGTGTGTTTCTTCGGAAGGCAAAAAACTTTTGAATTTTTCAATCGATTTGGCTAAATCTTCCTCTGAGATGGGCTTGAGAAGATAATCTATGGAATTGAGTTTGAAGGCTTTTAAAGTATATTGATCAAAAGCAGTCGTGTAAATAATGAAACTGTTGGTAGGAATTTTTTCAAAAATATCAAAAGACAAACCATCTCCCAAAACAATATCTGAAAATATGAGTTTAGGATGTTCGTTTTTACTGAACCAATCTACAGCATCTTCCACAGAATGGAGTGTTGCAACCATTTGTAAATCAGTGAAATTACTCAATAATCTTTCTAGTTTTCTAGCGGCTGGTTTTTCGTCTTCTATAATTACTACTTTCATACTTTCAAATTTCTATTTCTTTCCATCAATTCACGGATTTTCTTTTCTTCCCAGTTTTTTCCGAGGATAAAATTAGGTAAGAAAACGGATAAACCATGCGCAAAAAGTCCAATTCCCCAAAGTCCAATTCCCCAGAATTGATTTTGCTGGAAAAACGTTTCAAAAGAATCGTATTTAATGGATTTCGCGAGAATTAAAAACAAGTTGACCAAAACATAAACCAAAGCGTGAATATAGAAACCTTTAATCTCTTTCACTCTTTTTCTGGCTCTTTCGTATTGAATATTTTTATCGTTTACAGGTTCCATTTTTAATTTTTTTGTTTGTATTTCTCCATTAATTCTTTGGTTTTTCTTTCTTCCCAATTTCTGAAATAAGCCGTGAATAAATAAATTCCGTAACCCAAAAGAAAAATTCCCCATAAGATCACCATCCAAACGCTGTAATTTCTAGAAATATTAAGAAGATTTCCGTCATAATTTCGGCTAATAATGATATAACCTACCGCTAAATATCCCAAAACCATGTAATAATACGTTCTGATATCTTTTACTCTTTTTTGTGCTTTTTTGTAAGCAATTTCGTTGAATTTATCTTGATTTTCCATAGTTATTTCCATTTTCTAGCGTTTTCTTCTTCTTTTTCCATGTATTTTTTGATTTGGCGTTCTTCCCAATCTGTTCCGATACCGAAAGTCTTAATTCCGTGAGAAATTACGCCAATTCCCCAGCCTAACATCGGCCACCAAAACCAATTATATTTAGGTGAAGTTTGGAAATTAATAAAAATTAAGAATGGGATAAAGATGCAGTAAGAAATTAAGTTTCCGTAGAAACCTTTGAGTTCTTCTACTCGTTTTGCGGCTTTTTCGAAAGCCAATTGTTCTTGTGATGGAGTATATGGATTCATGGAGTTCAATTTTTCTGTTAAAATAGGGAGTTTCACGCGAAAGAAAGTTTCTGATTTTTCTACAAAGACATTCCTTTCGGTTAATAAATTATATCTCGAAACAATGTTCGCTAAACCTACGCCTGTAGATTTATTCGGCAATTCTCTGGTTTGCAAATTATTTTCGATGATAAGGTTTCCTTTTTCTGTAAATATGTTGATATTCAATGGTTTAGATGAGGTAGCAAAATTGTGTTTAATAGAATTTTCGAGCAAAAGTTGCAAAGAAAGTGGCACTACAAAACCTTTTTTGTCTTCCTCTGAAATGTTGAATTCAAAGGTTACTGCGTCTTCAAATCTGGTTTTCAGCAGTTCGCAATACATTTTGGCAAAGTCTATTTCTTCTTCCACCGAAACCAGTTCCTTGTCTTTTTGTTCCAAAACATAGCGATAAATCTTCGACATAGAATTGGTAAAACGTTGCGCTTGAACAGGATTTTCCTCAATCAAAGAGTCTAAAACATTCAGGGAATTGAATAAAAAATGCGGGTCTAATTGATTTTTTAAACTTTCGAATTGTGCATTGGCAGATTTGGCGATGATTTTTTGTTCTACTACTTCTTTTTTGGTAGAGTTTTTCCAAGCGGCCATAAAACCTCGAACGTGACCAATTGCCGAAATCATAATCGCAAAATTGATAAAAAACCAATTGATGAAGTTCATCTCACCGTTGAAGAATTTTTCTGGATTTTTGCCTTGTATAATAATGAAATTCAAATAATTACAAAAATAAACCAGCGCAATGTTCATCACCAAAGTTCCTACAATAGCAGCGATGGTTCTTTTGCGCGTTTCCTCTGTCCACGAGAATTTAGAATCTAGATAATCGTTTAAAAAACCGTTTCCTAAACCTATGAAAAACGTATACATTCCAGAAATAAGGAAAGTAACAGAGTACCTTTCGAAGGTTTTTTCTCCACCATCAATTAAGAAGATAAAAAGACTTACTATAATATTGATGTAGAGTAGGTTAAGCGCCGTTTTTTTGATTACCTCGAGTTTCATTTTCTAAAAATAATATTTTAAAATTATTTTTCGTTTAAAATTTCTTGGATTTTTCTTTCTTCCCAGTTTCTGCCTAAAAACAGCTCACCACCAAAAACCGATAAACCATGAGCCAATAAGCCGAAACCCCAGAAAAAAGCCGTGTAATAATTATCAATATCATTAAAACCTTTTCCGTCTACAATTGCATTAGAGAAAATAATAAATACGTTTACCAATACGAAAACCAAAGTGTGCGTGTAAAAACCTTTGATTCTTTTTACGTGCTTTCTAGCGTTTTCTAGTTTCTGTTCTTGTGTTGTTTTGTACGTTTCCATAAGTGTGAAATTTTATAAATTAATAGGGTATTTCTTTTTTGATGGAACAAAGGTATCTCTGCTCACTTCTGAAAAGAAATAAGTTTTACTGAACTGTAAAAAATAGAAACTGAATCGTAGAAAATTACAAAATAGGAATACAAAAATCTACCAAACACTTTTTCTGAGGGTGTTCTCGGTAATCATTATGGTAAATTTTATAAGGACATTCTTTTCTAAACTGATGCCCGTTTTCGTTCATCCAAAGGAAAAGTGCGTTCCAGGCAGTTTCGAATTCGGGGAGCGTAATTTCTTGTCGTGAAACGATATATTTCCCTTTTGGCAAAATTTCTAGGAAAACTTCGCCTTCATTTTTGATGGCTTCTTCTAGCAACATTCCTGCATGAATTCTCACTTTATTGGGAGCAGTAACTTTGAAACTATCGTGATAAACGGTAATCATTTTCACATTTTCTCTAGGGAAAATATTTTTAGAAATAGCCCAAGAAATAAGTGTGTTGTAAGCGTTTCCTATATTCTGCACACCTATGCTTAATACTGATGCAATCTGCATTTCTGGCATTTCTTTTATTTGGATATTGGCTTTGTTTTCCATAAAATTAGGCTAAAAATAATCTTCGTAAGTCAAGCAATTACTTTTACAAATATAGGGTTAAAAACCAATCAGAAGCCTCTTATTATAAAAACCAAAAAACTCGAAGACGAATCCTCGAGTTTTCTGTTACAAAAGTTTAATATGAATGGAAATTTTTATTTTTTTGCTTTTTCTGAAGTGTAGATTTCTACGGTATTATTACTTGCGTTGTAGAAATCTTTAATTGATTTTTCTTGATCATTCATCATTTCGCCCATCGTTTTATCATTTCCAGGCATCTTCATCGCTTTCATTTCTGGAGTGATTTGCGCTCTTATTGATGCAAAAGGATCTTTTTTATATTCCTCAAAAGAAGATTCAAATTTATCTCTGTTGATTATCGTTACATCATTTCTCGCACCGAATTGTGCCGATAGTTTTTCGCTGTAAGAAAGTTCTTCAAATTCTTTTAGCGGTTTATTAGCTGTTAAAAGCCAAGAGAAATTTTTCTCAGCATCTTCTATTTTTACAATTAATCCTGGCAAACCAGAGAATTTATACGGCCCATCTGGGAAAGGAATAGATTCTGTAAACCAAGCCGTCCATTTTCTACCACCGAACTCTGTGGTTGCTTTTTGAGCTTCGTATTCTCCTATTTTTTGTTTATCGTTAGATATTTTCCAGTTGAATTTTGGCTCTTCATTATATCCAAAAACAGAATTCAGCATTCTTTCACTAAAGTTTACCTTCATGGTAGGATATTCTTTCGTGATTTTATAAGCAAATTTTGGCATTTGGAAAGATTTTGATAAATCTTTGAACACACCTGCTTTTTGCATTTTTTCAACTTCAATTTTTAGGACAGAATCCTGTGAAACCGTCAAGTAATCTCTATAAAGTGATTTTTTATCGGCTACGTCTAGAATCATTACTGTTTTTTGTAAAGAGTCTATTCCTTTTTTGGGTTTAAAGGTCAATTCATAAAAAAATCTATTAGCAGACTGTGCATTTGCAAGAACTACTAAAAACAATAAAGCAAAGCTTAAAGATTTATACCATTTCATTTTTTAAATTTTATTAATTAGTAAGGGATTTTATACTTTGTTACAAAAATTTATGAAAAATTTAATAGCAACTCTTAGAAACGATTCTCTAAGTTGATGTAACTTCGTTCTACCAAACTCAAAAATTATGGACACCTTATCACAACTTAGACAAGAACTCGAACAAGAGTATCAAACCACTAAAAAGTTTTTCGAAAGATTTCCTGAAGGGAAAAATGATTATGCGCCGCATGAAAAAAGCATGAAGATGATGCCTCTTTCAGCACACATTGCCGAAGTTTTCGGTTGGCCAGATTTCATTGTCAAAACTTCTGTTTTAGATTTTGCAGCAGGAGATTATCAACCTACTTTTCTAGAAACTAGAGAGCAGCTTTTACAAAAATTAGAAGAAGATTATCAAAAAAGCAAAGCTACACTTCATGAAATTTCAGAAGACAAACTGAATGAAAGATGGCAAATGAAAATGGGCGAACAAGTTCTCGCAGATTGGGATAAATACGGAGCAATTCGTCATTCATTAAATCAAGCTACGCATCACAGAGCTCAATTGGGCGTTTATTATCGATTATTAGATATCCCAGTTCCTGGAAGTTATGGACCTTCTGCTGACGAGCAAGAAATGTAAATAAAACTCCGAAATTTTTCGGAGTTTTTTATTTTTTATGATTTTAAAATCCACATTTACAGATAATTTATATTTTTGTTTAAAATTTAAGACAAATGAGATTCTTTAGAACGCCTATTTTAGGAATATTTGCAATGATGCTTTTCGTAATCAGTTGTAAAAAAACAGACATTGCTTTGCCAAAATCCGAAGCCAATATAGACAGCATTGCTTCTAAATATTATGAAGGTTACCTAAAAATGTTTCCTCTAGAAGCCACTATGCAAGGTGATAATAGATATAATGACCAATTGCCAAATGCCATCAGTCAGGATTTTATTTCTAAGGAAATTGGATTTTATACCGAAACTCAAAAAAAGTTGCAAACTCTTGATTATGAATCTCTTTCTGATAAAGATAAAACCGTTTATGATGTTTTAGATTTTACCTTAAAAGATAAGATTGAAAAGTATGCGTATCATCCAGAACTGATGCCTTTTAACCAATTTGAAGGTTTGCCATTAGATTTTCCATTGTTAGGAAGTGGAGATGGAAATCAACCGTTTAAAACGACTAAAGATTATGATAATTTCTTGAAAAGAATAGATGCTTTTGCCGTTTGGATGAATACTGCCGAAAAGAATTTCAGAGATGGAATGAAACAAAATGTGGTGCTTCCAAAAAAATTGGTGGTGAAAATGATTCCTCAAATGAGAGGTGAAGAAATTATTTCTGAAAACTATGATAAAAATATTTTCTACGGACCTATCAAAAAAATCCCAGCCAATTTTTCTGCTGCGGATAAACAAAAGTATACCGTACTTTATCAAAACGCCATCAAAACGAAAATTATTCCTGCTTATAAAAGAATGGGTAATTTTCTAGAAAAAGAATATTTGCCAAAAGCGAGAAATACAGACGGAATTAATGCCATTCCTAATGGAAGCAATATTTACACGTATCTCGCAAAATCTTGGACAACGACTAATCTTACTCCCGAAGAAATCAATAAAATTGGGTTGAGAGAAGTAGCCATGTTAAGAGCAGAAATGGAGAAAGTAAAAACTCAATTAGGTTTCAAAGGAACACTCGAACAATTCTTAGTAAGCCTAAAAACGGATAAAAAAGCAATGCCTTATAAAACGCCAGAAGAAGTAATTGGTGCTTTTAATGGGATTTTAAAGAAAATAGAACCTAAGCTTCCAACGATGTTTAGTCAATCTCCTAAAACACCGTTTGAAATCAGAAGAACCGAAAAATTTAGAGAAGCAAGTGCAAGTGCAGAATACAAACCAGGTTCTGCAGACGGAAGTAGACCGGGAATTTTTTATACACCCATTCCAGATGCTACAAAATATAATGTAACCAATGGTTTCGAATCTTTATTCCTACACGAAGCTATTCCAGGGCATCATTATCAAGTTTCGCTTCAACAAGAAAATATGGAGATTCCTAAATTCATGAGATTTGGTTGGTTCGGAGCTTATGGCGAAGGTTGGGCGCACTATACCGAAACCTTAGGTCCAGAGTTTGGTTTGTACACCGATCCTTATCAAAAAATGGGTTATTTAAGTGATCAAATGTTACGTGCAGTTCGTTTGGTAGTAGATACAGGAATTCATACAGGTAAAATGACCAGAGAAGATGCAATTCAATATTATCTGAACAATATTTCTGATTCTGAAGAAGGCGCAACTGCCGCAATTGAGCGTTATATGGCAATTCCGGGACAAGCATTAGGCTACAAAATCGGTTCGCTTAAATTTTTAGAATTAAGAGCCAAATATCAAAAAGAACTAGGTAAGAAATTCAGTTTGGCTAAATTCCATGATGAAATTCTGAACCAAGGATGTCTTCCATTATCCGTTTTAGAAAGAAAGATGGAACTTTGGGTAAAGAAACAGTAAAAATATAAACCGCAGAATTCTGCGGTTTTTTTATTTCTCAAAAAGCATTTTCGTGAGGTAATCTTTCTCCTGATTTCCTCTGGCTGGAGAATATTCTCTGCCGTAGAAAATAATTTGAAGGTGAAGTTTATTCCAAGTTTCTTTTGGGAAAAGTTTTTTAGCGTCGTTTTCCGTTTGAACCACGTTTTTTCCTTCGGTTAATTTCCATTGTTTCATCAATCGATGAATGTGAGTATCCACTGGAAATGCAGGCACACCAAAAGCCTGACTCATCACTACACTAGCTGTTTTATGACCTACTCCTGCTAAATTTTCTAAATCTTCAAAATTAGAAGGAACTTCGCCGTTATGTCTTTTCAGAAGCTGATTGGCCATAATTTTTAGATTTTTGGCTTTGGTGGTAGAAAGTCCTATTTCTTTAATCAATTCCTTGATTTCTGGTTCTTCCAATACTGCCATTTTTTCTGGATTGGGAGCTACAGAAAACAATTTAGGAGTTACTTCGTTTACTTTTTTATCAGTAGTTTGTGCAGAAAGTGCAACTGCAACCAATAGTTCATAAGCATTTCTATGGTTCAGTGGAATAGGAACTTCGGGATAGATTTTTTCTAACTCAGTCATTACTATTTTTGCACGCTCTTTTTTAGTCATTTTCTGTAAATTTGAACAAAAATAAGCATTATGTTAAAAATAGGTGATACACTTCCTACGTTTCAATTGGATAATCAAGACGGAAATCTGGTAAAATCTTCAGATTTCAAAGGAAAAAAATTGGTGGTTTTCTTTTACCCGAAAGCCAATACGCCAGGTTGTACAGCAGAAGCTTGTAACCTTAATGAAAATATAGAATACTTAACGAAACAAGGTTTTACGATTTTGGGAATTTCTGCAGATCCTGTGAAAAATCAAAAGAAATTTCATGATAAATTCGGGTTTAAATATGATTTATTAGCCGATGAAAACCATGAAGTTTGTGAAAAATTCGGGGTTTGGCAACTCAAAAAATTCATGGGCAAAGAATTCATGGGAATCGTGAGAACTACCTTTTTATTTGACGAAAATTCTGTTTGTACAGAAGTCATCGAAAAAGTAGAAACCAAAAATCACGCAGCTCAGATTTTGAAGTAATCTTTATAAATCAGTTTCGAAATATAATAATTCTTCTGGATCACCATCCATGAAGAATTTTTTTTGGAATTTTAAACCTAGCTTTTCTAATAATTTTCTGGAAGCGTGGTTGTATTCTACCGTAATTCCGCCCAATTTGGTAATGTTGAAATCATTTTTAACCAAATTTTTTAGAAAACTAGCACTTTCATAGCCATAACCTTTTCCTTCAAATTCTGGTAAAAAAGCAAAGCCAATATCAGGAGCATTATCTGTGTTTTCTCTAGCGTAAACTCCACAAGTTCCCATTTTAGAAGAATCTTCCTTTAGAATTACGGTAAAACTTCCGTAACCTAGTCTTTCAAACTGAGGAAAACATCTATTGCGAATGTAGTTTTCGGTGTCTTCTATGGTTCTTACGTTTCTGTCACCAATATATTTGATGAAACTTTCAGAATTTAAAAGCTGAAGAATAAATTCGGCATCATCTAAATCTGTAGGTTTGAGTAAAAGTCTTTC contains the following coding sequences:
- the mnmA gene encoding tRNA 2-thiouridine(34) synthase MnmA — its product is MKIVVGLSGGVDSSVAAYLLQKQGHEVIGLFMRNWNDASVTLEDECPWIEDSNDALLVAKKLGIPFQVIDMSELYKERIVDYMFSEYEKGRTPNPDVLCNREVKFDVFLETALSLGADKVATGHYARLDSFTNENGEEVYQLLAGKDNNKDQSYFLCQLNQKQLSKALFPIGELTKPEVREIAREMELATADKKDSQGLCFIGKVSLPTFLQQQLKAKEGEIVEIFSDFAEYHKEKPEFSSKLEELEYLSAKIHYKKSDGKVIGKHQGAQFYTIGQSKGLGIGGHKESCFLISRDMKNNLVYVGEGRNFPGLFRKALKIDNSELHWVREDLRLKNGESMEVMARIRYRQPLEKATLYQFEEGFFIEFENPQSAIAEGQFAAWYVGEELLGSGVIS
- a CDS encoding DUF6051 family protein encodes the protein MNYNELYEILKENFEKEGNFKIIEDLNVTIETIHFHSKKADLLNGSFSTTSCEKHQTQFKESNQNKILYGFSSIDVKDFDIERNKHFDYYILKRADVEIAEGTLIFFHGLNEKKWDKYLPWAYELAQKTKKVIILFPIAFHMNRAEEIWSDRRTMVEVAKFRKKNYPENTNCSFVNAAISSRLEAHPQRIFWSGFQTYSDVIQVVKDIRNQKIKSISPETSIDLFGYSIGSFLSMILKMADPEGIFENSKLFCFCGGMTIDRMFPISKYIMDARAAIKMQTVFAELLSSDFQSDERLGHFQDEKLHPQESWFKMMLRYNYFQKEREERIKKLHHQIKLYVLEKDEVAPPMEALNTLQGGYRNIKTEIEIQDFPYEYSHMVPFPLTNKIQKEVTEAFQHFINSASAFYNG
- a CDS encoding LytR/AlgR family response regulator transcription factor, with translation MKVVIIEDEKPAARKLERLLSNFTDLQMVATLHSVEDAVDWFSKNEHPKLIFSDIVLGDGLSFDIFEKIPTNSFIIYTTAFDQYTLKAFKLNSIDYLLKPISEEDLAKSIEKFKSFLPSEETHNALEMKYLIKEDQPKLSRILVKIGYNLKVIKTEEICCFYSENKIVYAQTLERSFPTDFTLDELEEVLDEKSFFRVNRQFIISSDCIKNIHTSPNYKVELQAQPAEEITVSRERVKDFKDWLVK
- a CDS encoding 2TM domain-containing protein, giving the protein MEPVNDKNIQYERARKRVKEIKGFYIHALVYVLVNLFLILAKSIKYDSFETFFQQNQFWGIGLWGIGLFAHGLSVFLPNFILGKNWEEKKIRELMERNRNLKV
- a CDS encoding 2TM domain-containing protein, which translates into the protein MEITMENQDKFNEIAYKKAQKRVKDIRTYYYMVLGYLAVGYIIISRNYDGNLLNISRNYSVWMVILWGIFLLGYGIYLFTAYFRNWEERKTKELMEKYKQKN
- a CDS encoding 2TM domain-containing protein; its protein translation is MKLEVIKKTALNLLYINIIVSLFIFLIDGGEKTFERYSVTFLISGMYTFFIGLGNGFLNDYLDSKFSWTEETRKRTIAAIVGTLVMNIALVYFCNYLNFIIIQGKNPEKFFNGEMNFINWFFINFAIMISAIGHVRGFMAAWKNSTKKEVVEQKIIAKSANAQFESLKNQLDPHFLFNSLNVLDSLIEENPVQAQRFTNSMSKIYRYVLEQKDKELVSVEEEIDFAKMYCELLKTRFEDAVTFEFNISEEDKKGFVVPLSLQLLLENSIKHNFATSSKPLNINIFTEKGNLIIENNLQTRELPNKSTGVGLANIVSRYNLLTERNVFVEKSETFFRVKLPILTEKLNSMNPYTPSQEQLAFEKAAKRVEELKGFYGNLISYCIFIPFLIFINFQTSPKYNWFWWPMLGWGIGVISHGIKTFGIGTDWEERQIKKYMEKEEENARKWK
- a CDS encoding 2TM domain-containing protein, giving the protein METYKTTQEQKLENARKHVKRIKGFYTHTLVFVLVNVFIIFSNAIVDGKGFNDIDNYYTAFFWGFGLLAHGLSVFGGELFLGRNWEERKIQEILNEK
- a CDS encoding AraC family transcriptional regulator; protein product: MENKANIQIKEMPEMQIASVLSIGVQNIGNAYNTLISWAISKNIFPRENVKMITVYHDSFKVTAPNKVRIHAGMLLEEAIKNEGEVFLEILPKGKYIVSRQEITLPEFETAWNALFLWMNENGHQFRKECPYKIYHNDYREHPQKKCLVDFCIPIL
- a CDS encoding GLPGLI family protein; the protein is MKWYKSLSFALLFLVVLANAQSANRFFYELTFKPKKGIDSLQKTVMILDVADKKSLYRDYLTVSQDSVLKIEVEKMQKAGVFKDLSKSFQMPKFAYKITKEYPTMKVNFSERMLNSVFGYNEEPKFNWKISNDKQKIGEYEAQKATTEFGGRKWTAWFTESIPFPDGPYKFSGLPGLIVKIEDAEKNFSWLLTANKPLKEFEELSYSEKLSAQFGARNDVTIINRDKFESSFEEYKKDPFASIRAQITPEMKAMKMPGNDKTMGEMMNDQEKSIKDFYNASNNTVEIYTSEKAKK
- a CDS encoding DinB family protein yields the protein MDTLSQLRQELEQEYQTTKKFFERFPEGKNDYAPHEKSMKMMPLSAHIAEVFGWPDFIVKTSVLDFAAGDYQPTFLETREQLLQKLEEDYQKSKATLHEISEDKLNERWQMKMGEQVLADWDKYGAIRHSLNQATHHRAQLGVYYRLLDIPVPGSYGPSADEQEM